Proteins encoded within one genomic window of bacterium:
- a CDS encoding LysM peptidoglycan-binding domain-containing protein — translation MRVRRTLTNPVVAATLLAGLVLPTAVDASAAAHAPEAPPQPLPDAAQTPEPAPAITVPEKPVRLVRETPAQRYRVKEGDCLWTISRVLLGKGRQWRSLYAANQGIIQNPDLIYPGQLLLIPTSARASAPDHAAPSAKTRQATQPSKHSLRTTEGLGKHTAKQTPSRAVVSRKPDGGFDVSITPVDKREAPRMSRPPARQVPAKPLQPGVVGDQFQGHRRVDGHFYRIVQGQLVWADDKTPVRGEWSKRLAEQVYPSRQAPAAAPQPPAPPVPAARPSEPAAPEPASAEPTIQGHRRVNGTFFVRTEAGLVWADDGTPVRPEAQRTSAVAP, via the coding sequence ATGCGCGTCCGCAGGACTCTAACCAATCCCGTCGTCGCCGCCACGCTGCTGGCGGGTCTCGTGCTGCCCACGGCGGTGGATGCGAGCGCTGCCGCGCACGCCCCCGAGGCGCCTCCCCAGCCGCTGCCCGACGCCGCCCAGACCCCCGAGCCCGCCCCGGCCATCACCGTGCCGGAAAAGCCCGTCCGATTGGTACGCGAGACGCCGGCGCAGCGCTACCGGGTCAAAGAGGGCGACTGCCTCTGGACCATCTCGCGCGTGCTCCTGGGCAAGGGCCGCCAGTGGCGCTCGCTCTACGCCGCCAACCAGGGCATCATCCAGAATCCCGACCTGATCTATCCGGGCCAGCTGCTGCTCATCCCGACGAGCGCGCGCGCCAGCGCCCCCGATCACGCGGCGCCCAGCGCCAAGACCCGGCAGGCCACGCAGCCCTCCAAGCATTCCCTGCGCACCACCGAGGGCCTGGGCAAGCATACGGCCAAGCAGACCCCTTCTCGCGCGGTGGTGTCGCGCAAGCCGGACGGCGGCTTCGACGTCTCGATCACGCCCGTCGACAAGCGCGAAGCCCCGCGCATGAGCCGACCGCCCGCACGCCAGGTGCCCGCCAAGCCGCTCCAACCCGGGGTGGTGGGGGACCAGTTCCAGGGCCACCGCCGCGTCGACGGCCACTTCTACCGGATCGTGCAGGGCCAGCTGGTCTGGGCCGACGACAAGACCCCCGTGCGCGGCGAATGGAGCAAGCGCCTGGCCGAGCAGGTCTACCCCAGCCGCCAAGCTCCTGCCGCTGCGCCGCAGCCGCCGGCGCCTCCGGTCCCTGCCGCCCGGCCGTCCGAGCCCGCCGCGCCCGAGCCGGCGAGCGCCGAACCGACCATCCAGGGTCACCGCCGCGTCAACGGCACCTTCTTCGTGCGTACCGAGGCCGGCCTGGTCTGGGCGGACGACGGCACGCCGGTACGCCCGGAGGCCCAGCGCACCTCGGCCGTCGCGCCCTGA
- a CDS encoding ABC transporter permease: MSQLSLFARRFARNRSAVAGGALVLAYFAIALLAPWLSPHDPLAQDLAQRLQPPSFAHWLGTDDLGRDLLSRLLWGAGVSLQVGLLSVAIALGLGVPIGLVSGYAGKWVDETLMRLMDMLMAFPGMLLAILVVAVLGPSLTNAMLAIGLVNVPQYARLVRAAALGLKEQEYVEAARMAGASHAFMLWRHVLPNCLTPILVQATLGIATAILETAGLSFLGLGAQPPQPEWGTMLNQARAFIRSAPWTVAFPGLAVMAVVLGFNLLGDGLRDLLDPKTRKA, encoded by the coding sequence ATGAGCCAGCTTTCGCTCTTTGCCCGGCGCTTCGCGCGCAACCGCTCGGCGGTCGCGGGCGGTGCGCTCGTGCTGGCGTACTTCGCCATCGCGCTTTTGGCCCCGTGGCTCTCCCCTCACGACCCTCTGGCCCAGGACCTGGCCCAGCGCCTGCAGCCGCCCTCGTTCGCCCACTGGCTCGGCACCGACGACCTGGGGCGGGACCTGCTGTCGCGCCTCTTGTGGGGGGCGGGGGTCTCCTTGCAGGTGGGGCTCCTGTCGGTGGCGATCGCCCTCGGCCTCGGCGTGCCCATCGGGCTCGTGTCGGGCTACGCCGGCAAGTGGGTGGACGAGACCCTCATGCGCCTGATGGACATGCTCATGGCCTTCCCCGGGATGCTGCTTGCGATCCTCGTGGTGGCGGTGCTCGGACCGAGCCTGACCAACGCCATGCTCGCCATCGGGCTGGTCAACGTGCCGCAGTACGCGCGCCTGGTGCGCGCGGCAGCCCTCGGGCTCAAAGAGCAGGAGTACGTCGAGGCCGCGCGGATGGCGGGGGCTTCCCACGCTTTTATGCTGTGGCGGCACGTGTTGCCCAACTGCCTGACCCCCATCCTGGTGCAGGCCACCCTCGGGATCGCGACCGCCATCCTCGAGACGGCGGGCCTTTCCTTCCTGGGGCTGGGCGCCCAGCCGCCCCAGCCCGAGTGGGGGACCATGCTCAACCAGGCCCGCGCCTTCATCCGCTCGGCCCCCTGGACCGTCGCCTTCCCCGGCCTCGCCGTCATGGCGGTGGTTTTGGGCTTCAACCTGCTTGGCGACGGGCTTCGGGACCTCTTGGATCCCAAGACCCGTAAGGCCTGA
- a CDS encoding HAMP domain-containing protein: protein MAEGTKHGAAEAAMKGSFRAGWESLRRWAVSLRGAIVLTLVLGLLIPATVASTVMLQRQHHEGLISLASSQTRLVSILARGMEQPLWNLNAEEGQPLVDAIMGDRRVVRVEVRDPALGVFVRAQSAPPQEGRLYVMQREVRHQDQVIGSVLLEMSDASLVAQMAANRAWLLVVLGAQILFSLLLILLLLQQRLLNPIRRLMGEAERLEHKQLDTPFVWERKDELGRLGNRLETTRQALRALFAQLEEKNRELQEDIAMRERAEAERAESILREQKARAELEAAQGLDRLKNDFVNSVSHELRTPLTTIKGYTEFLEDGIGGDLSDTQLKFVKQIGQSTGRLERLVDDLLDFARMEAGTFRLNVVREDLAAKVQEVIASLEPQSEAAGLTLRPVLQDTELWLEMDPQRIAQVLINLIGNAIKFTPPGGLVEVRLCAEDDMVRCEVADNGVGISPEDQARLFQRFSQLSPGMRKGGTGLGLSISKALIEAHGGQIGVESIPGRGTTFWFTLPLAPTLAGVK, encoded by the coding sequence GTGGCGGAAGGAACGAAGCATGGGGCGGCGGAGGCCGCGATGAAGGGGTCGTTCAGGGCGGGGTGGGAGAGCCTGCGCCGCTGGGCCGTTTCGCTGCGCGGCGCCATCGTCCTCACGCTGGTGCTGGGCCTGCTCATTCCCGCCACCGTCGCGAGCACCGTGATGCTGCAACGCCAGCACCACGAAGGCCTCATTTCGCTCGCCTCCAGTCAGACCCGCCTGGTCAGCATCCTGGCGCGGGGGATGGAGCAGCCCCTCTGGAACCTCAACGCCGAGGAGGGCCAGCCCCTGGTCGATGCGATCATGGGGGATCGGCGGGTGGTGCGGGTCGAGGTCCGGGATCCGGCACTCGGCGTCTTCGTCCGGGCCCAGAGCGCGCCGCCCCAAGAGGGACGCCTCTACGTCATGCAGCGCGAGGTGCGGCACCAGGACCAGGTGATCGGCTCGGTCCTGCTCGAGATGTCCGATGCGTCCCTGGTGGCGCAGATGGCCGCCAACCGCGCCTGGCTGCTCGTGGTGCTGGGGGCCCAGATCCTCTTCAGCCTGCTCTTGATCCTGCTCTTGCTCCAGCAGCGCCTCTTGAACCCCATCCGCCGCCTGATGGGCGAGGCCGAGCGCCTGGAGCACAAGCAGCTGGATACCCCCTTCGTCTGGGAGCGCAAGGACGAGCTGGGCCGCCTCGGCAATCGCCTGGAGACCACCCGCCAGGCCCTGCGCGCCCTCTTCGCGCAGCTCGAAGAGAAGAACCGCGAGCTGCAAGAAGACATCGCCATGCGCGAGCGAGCCGAGGCCGAGCGCGCCGAGTCGATCCTGCGCGAGCAGAAGGCACGAGCCGAGCTGGAGGCCGCGCAGGGTCTCGATCGTCTCAAGAACGACTTCGTCAACTCGGTCTCCCACGAGCTGCGCACCCCGCTCACCACCATCAAGGGCTACACCGAGTTCCTGGAGGACGGCATCGGCGGCGATCTCTCCGATACGCAGCTGAAATTCGTCAAGCAGATTGGCCAGAGCACCGGCCGCCTGGAGCGCCTGGTGGACGACCTTCTGGACTTCGCCCGGATGGAGGCCGGCACCTTCCGGCTCAACGTGGTGCGCGAGGATCTCGCCGCCAAGGTCCAGGAAGTGATCGCGAGCCTCGAGCCCCAGAGCGAGGCGGCCGGGCTCACGCTGCGCCCGGTCCTGCAGGATACGGAGCTGTGGCTCGAGATGGACCCCCAGCGCATCGCGCAGGTGCTCATCAACCTGATCGGCAACGCCATCAAGTTCACGCCGCCCGGCGGCCTGGTCGAGGTGCGGCTGTGCGCCGAGGACGACATGGTCCGCTGCGAGGTCGCCGACAACGGCGTGGGCATCTCCCCCGAGGACCAGGCCAGGCTCTTCCAGCGCTTCAGCCAGCTGTCGCCCGGCATGCGAAAGGGCGGCACCGGCCTGGGCCTCTCCATCTCGAAGGCCCTGATCGAGGCCCACGGCGGCCAGATCGGCGTCGAGAGCATCCCGGGCCGCGGGACCACCTTCTGGTTCACCCTGCCGCTTGCGCCGACCCTCGCGGGGGTGAAATGA
- a CDS encoding lipoprotein produces MKRVLIPALAVAALAACTTPPIDTPKATGSVTLSELTGLPRETAGPAMVPAVPAFNINAPEGLAIPVPDNARQVTLSTATLHIKLTNRMAIPLQFRLALSKTDRPYEDASASLTPEPLLIAEGESKQIDRPVDPTLFKQPKVYMGVTLSTPGNFPKIVTVRGTDAIDVESWVTVQVKLL; encoded by the coding sequence ATGAAGCGAGTCTTGATCCCGGCGTTGGCGGTGGCGGCTTTGGCGGCGTGCACAACCCCGCCGATCGATACCCCGAAGGCGACCGGCAGCGTCACTCTGAGCGAGTTGACGGGTCTTCCCCGCGAGACGGCCGGCCCCGCCATGGTGCCCGCGGTCCCCGCCTTCAACATCAACGCGCCGGAGGGGCTCGCGATCCCCGTGCCCGACAACGCGCGGCAGGTGACCCTCTCGACGGCGACGCTCCACATCAAGTTGACGAACCGGATGGCGATCCCGCTGCAGTTCAGGCTGGCGCTGTCCAAGACCGACCGTCCCTACGAGGATGCGTCGGCCAGCCTCACCCCGGAGCCGCTCCTCATCGCGGAAGGCGAGTCCAAGCAAATCGATCGGCCGGTGGATCCCACCCTGTTCAAGCAGCCCAAGGTCTACATGGGCGTGACCCTGAGCACCCCGGGCAACTTCCCGAAGATCGTGACGGTCCGGGGGACGGACGCCATCGACGTGGAGTCGTGGGTGACGGTGCAGGTGAAGCTGCTGTAG
- a CDS encoding ABC transporter substrate-binding protein yields the protein MALGLLVALGGCSGPKPTARAEKPRYGGVLIYAKGKDATRLDPADINEAESATVTENLFNGLVRFKQDSTEIEPALATHWEISPDGKTYTFHLREGVRFHDGTPFDARAVKISFDRQAHPQPGQVFEYWANFFAPTIRDVQVLDPKTVRLRLKTPDATFLRNLAIASMAIISPKALEKWGVDVARHPVGTGPFRFVKWVPGERLVLEANPDYWDGRPYLDKLVFKPVTDNAVRLLELEVGEVHGMDGINPDDVGRIEADPELAFYSQAGLNVGYLALNNLKPPFTDARVRRAVALAIDKPALVKAFFAGGKLGEGAVVPMPPTIPGYNTRLKDLPHDPTEARRLLAEAGYPKGFDLELWSLPVVRPYMPQGQRTAEAIQQSLAQVGIRAKIKTYEWGTYLDKVGKGDHQAALIGWVGDFGDPDNFLYTLLDAANARPGGSATNYSFYRGEAVHRLLTRARTTLDPAVRKRLYEEAQVLIQADTPMVPLFHAKQLAAFRRDVKGFALHPTGTKYFERVWLSD from the coding sequence CTGGCCCTCGGCCTCCTCGTGGCCCTCGGGGGCTGCTCGGGCCCCAAGCCCACCGCGCGCGCGGAAAAGCCGCGCTACGGCGGGGTCTTGATCTACGCCAAGGGCAAGGACGCCACCCGCCTGGATCCGGCGGACATCAACGAGGCCGAGAGCGCCACCGTCACCGAGAACCTCTTCAACGGTCTGGTGCGCTTCAAGCAGGACTCGACCGAGATCGAGCCGGCGCTCGCCACCCACTGGGAAATCTCGCCCGACGGCAAGACCTACACCTTCCACCTGCGAGAGGGCGTGCGCTTCCACGACGGCACCCCCTTCGACGCCCGCGCGGTCAAGATCTCCTTCGACCGCCAGGCCCACCCCCAGCCGGGCCAGGTCTTCGAGTACTGGGCCAACTTCTTCGCCCCCACCATCCGGGACGTGCAGGTGCTCGACCCCAAGACGGTGCGCCTGAGGCTCAAGACCCCTGATGCCACCTTCTTGCGCAACCTGGCGATCGCCTCCATGGCCATCATCTCGCCCAAGGCCCTCGAAAAATGGGGGGTGGACGTGGCGCGCCACCCGGTGGGCACCGGGCCCTTCCGCTTCGTGAAGTGGGTGCCGGGCGAGCGCCTGGTGCTCGAAGCGAACCCGGACTACTGGGACGGCCGCCCTTACCTGGACAAGCTCGTCTTCAAGCCGGTGACCGACAACGCGGTGCGCCTGCTCGAGCTGGAGGTGGGCGAGGTCCACGGCATGGACGGGATCAACCCCGACGACGTGGGGCGGATCGAGGCCGACCCCGAGCTTGCGTTCTACTCCCAGGCAGGCCTCAACGTGGGCTACCTGGCCCTGAACAACCTCAAGCCCCCCTTCACCGACGCACGGGTGAGGCGGGCCGTCGCCCTGGCCATCGACAAGCCCGCCCTGGTCAAGGCTTTCTTCGCGGGCGGCAAGCTGGGCGAGGGTGCGGTGGTGCCCATGCCCCCGACCATCCCGGGCTACAACACCCGCCTCAAGGACCTGCCCCACGACCCGACCGAAGCCCGGCGCCTGCTCGCCGAAGCCGGCTATCCCAAGGGCTTCGACCTGGAGCTGTGGAGCCTGCCGGTGGTAAGGCCCTACATGCCCCAGGGGCAGCGCACGGCCGAGGCCATCCAGCAGAGCCTCGCCCAGGTGGGCATCCGCGCGAAGATCAAGACCTACGAGTGGGGGACGTACCTGGACAAGGTGGGCAAGGGCGACCACCAGGCGGCGCTCATCGGGTGGGTGGGCGACTTCGGGGACCCTGACAACTTCCTCTACACCCTCCTGGACGCGGCAAATGCCCGACCGGGCGGCAGCGCGACCAATTACTCGTTCTACCGGGGCGAGGCGGTCCACCGCCTCTTGACCCGGGCCCGCACCACCCTCGATCCCGCCGTGCGCAAGCGCCTCTACGAGGAGGCCCAGGTCCTGATCCAGGCCGATACGCCCATGGTGCCGCTCTTCCACGCCAAGCAGCTCGCCGCGTTCCGCCGGGACGTGAAGGGCTTCGCGCTCCACCCCACGGGCACGAAGTACTTCGAGCGGGTCTGGCTTTCCGACTAG
- a CDS encoding replication-associated recombination protein A, whose protein sequence is MSAIDDQMSLFAAGKGGTGIDPDSPLAHRMRPRGIDEYLGQEHLLGEDKPLRKLIEADKVPSLIFWGPPGVGKTTLAQLIARATEARFVPFSAVTGGVAELRERLKEAKEQKRLGRRTILFIDEIHRFNKGQQDAFLPHVEDGTVTLIGATTENPSFELNAALLSRARVLTLQPLPDEAITGLLRRAWTDAERGLGQDADALSDEVFALLTEFAGGDARSALNALETVRDLADRSLESIAQALQQRTMPYDKGGENHYDTISAFIKTIRGSNPDAALYWLARMLAGGEDPVFIARRLLILASEDVGNADPRALSVAMTTFQAVQVLGMPEARIPLAQAVTYLAAAPKSNASYMGINEALSAVAKLPTYPIPLHLRNAPTKLMKQLGYGKEYLYPHDYPGGFVGQAYWPEGMQPQRFYRPTEHGEEGRIKARIEALRASLKSKPPERP, encoded by the coding sequence ATGAGCGCGATTGACGACCAGATGTCCCTGTTTGCGGCCGGCAAGGGCGGCACGGGGATCGACCCTGATTCCCCTCTGGCCCACCGGATGCGCCCGCGAGGGATCGACGAGTACCTGGGCCAGGAGCACCTCCTGGGCGAGGACAAGCCCCTGCGCAAGCTGATCGAGGCCGACAAGGTGCCCTCGCTCATCTTCTGGGGGCCGCCCGGGGTGGGCAAGACCACCCTCGCCCAGCTCATCGCCCGCGCCACCGAGGCCCGCTTCGTGCCCTTCTCGGCGGTCACCGGCGGGGTGGCCGAGCTGCGCGAGCGGCTCAAGGAGGCCAAGGAGCAGAAGCGCCTCGGCCGTCGGACCATCCTGTTCATCGACGAGATCCACCGCTTCAACAAGGGCCAGCAGGACGCCTTCCTGCCCCACGTGGAGGACGGCACCGTCACCCTGATCGGGGCGACCACCGAGAACCCCAGCTTCGAACTCAACGCGGCGCTGCTCTCCCGGGCGCGGGTGCTGACCCTTCAGCCCCTGCCGGACGAGGCGATCACGGGCCTCTTGCGCCGCGCCTGGACCGATGCCGAGCGGGGGCTCGGCCAGGATGCCGACGCGCTGAGCGACGAGGTCTTCGCCCTGTTGACCGAGTTCGCCGGGGGCGACGCCCGCAGCGCCCTCAATGCCCTGGAGACGGTGCGGGACCTGGCGGATCGCTCGCTCGAATCCATCGCCCAGGCCCTCCAGCAGCGCACCATGCCCTACGACAAGGGCGGCGAGAACCACTACGACACCATCTCGGCCTTCATCAAGACCATCCGGGGATCCAACCCGGACGCAGCCCTCTACTGGCTGGCTCGCATGCTCGCAGGCGGCGAGGACCCGGTCTTCATCGCACGCCGGCTGCTCATCCTCGCCAGCGAGGACGTGGGCAACGCCGACCCGAGAGCCCTCTCGGTCGCCATGACCACCTTCCAGGCGGTGCAGGTCCTGGGGATGCCCGAGGCGCGCATCCCCCTCGCGCAGGCCGTCACCTACCTGGCGGCGGCCCCCAAGAGCAACGCCAGCTACATGGGCATCAACGAGGCCCTCTCGGCCGTCGCCAAGCTGCCCACCTACCCGATCCCCCTCCATCTCAGGAATGCGCCCACCAAGCTGATGAAGCAGCTCGGCTACGGCAAGGAGTATCTCTACCCCCACGACTATCCCGGTGGCTTCGTGGGCCAGGCCTACTGGCCGGAGGGGATGCAGCCGCAGCGCTTCTACCGCCCCACCGAGCACGGGGAGGAAGGCCGGATCAAGGCACGGATCGAGGCCCTGCGCGCCTCGCTCAAGTCGAAGCCGCCGGAGCGCCCCTGA
- a CDS encoding PAS domain-containing protein gives MKKPFAFQHLNAQIAAKVGLITALLLGLLIASGATFLKRMLVERIAEDGRRVTASVAQELNADNLRAQQISRDLLAMQESGGFGQREAVLSLMQSLVRHTPNILATYVNYEPNADGQDARWRSHPAMPNGRFTPYWYRSGEQLRLTGVEDIDSFAFYSETKRLGIPFITEPYRLLGISMVSFTLPLRIDGRFVGITGTDLSLESINRAIARLPTMPHSHLLVLSPQGRLIVTPRPADYALPYASSSLAKLDWPHLSRLSPGSFAKATDPIDGKAAWVFSNRVSTGGWHVMLLVDEAATLRPLNHFLWTRALAATGILLALAAMLIWLIGRATRPLTPMAAACEALAQGDLHQVRRLVNQLGELPSDDEFGRMATAFRQAIAYLNELSAHFQRIARHDFSGTITPRGPHDQLGQSAQAMLSGLRDATEGLEARTRELEANRRSQAALLSNLPGMAYRCRLDPHWTMEFVSEGSKALTGYAPSDLVHNRHLGYTDLIHPDDRERVRQEVEASLVEHRPYRLVYRLRTADDRTKWVWEQGVSVLGEQPGEIRLEGLIIDISEQKRLEEALQERNRELQELDRLKSAFVNAVSHELRTPLTSIMGYTEFLEDEVGGALAAQQLEFVKQIQASSERLKRLIDDLLDFARIEAGTFRLTVAPFDLGDKVDEIVESFRPQAAQAQVTLISQIESAPLDLEADAQRIGQVLINLIGNALKFTPPGGHVTVRLKREADELVCEVEDDGPGIPPEDQAKLFQRFSQLEPGMRKGGTGLGLAISKALIEAHGGRIGVESSPGKGSIFWFRLPLARAGIRGAPAAST, from the coding sequence ATGAAGAAGCCCTTCGCATTCCAGCACCTCAACGCCCAGATCGCCGCCAAGGTCGGCCTGATCACGGCCCTGTTGCTCGGGCTGCTCATCGCGAGCGGCGCCACGTTCCTCAAGCGGATGCTGGTCGAACGCATCGCGGAGGACGGTCGGCGCGTCACCGCGAGCGTCGCCCAGGAGCTCAACGCCGACAACCTGCGGGCCCAGCAGATCTCGCGCGACCTCTTGGCCATGCAGGAAAGCGGCGGCTTCGGACAGCGAGAGGCGGTCCTTTCCCTCATGCAGAGCCTCGTGCGCCACACCCCCAACATCCTGGCCACCTACGTGAACTACGAGCCCAACGCCGACGGCCAAGACGCGCGCTGGCGATCGCACCCCGCCATGCCGAACGGGCGCTTCACCCCCTACTGGTACCGCTCGGGCGAGCAGCTGCGCTTGACCGGGGTCGAGGACATCGACTCCTTCGCGTTCTACTCCGAGACCAAGCGGCTCGGCATCCCCTTCATCACCGAGCCCTACCGCCTCCTGGGCATTTCCATGGTCTCCTTCACCCTGCCTCTGCGAATCGACGGGCGCTTCGTCGGGATCACGGGCACCGACCTGAGCCTCGAATCGATCAACCGCGCGATCGCACGGCTGCCCACCATGCCCCACTCCCACCTGTTGGTCCTGAGCCCGCAGGGGCGCCTGATCGTCACCCCGCGGCCCGCGGACTACGCTCTGCCCTACGCCTCCTCGTCGCTCGCGAAGCTCGATTGGCCACACCTGAGCCGGCTGAGCCCGGGCTCCTTCGCGAAGGCGACCGATCCCATCGACGGCAAGGCCGCCTGGGTCTTCTCGAACCGGGTGAGCACGGGTGGCTGGCACGTCATGCTCCTGGTCGACGAGGCGGCCACCTTGCGGCCGCTCAATCACTTCCTCTGGACCCGCGCGCTGGCCGCGACGGGAATCCTGCTCGCGCTCGCGGCCATGCTCATCTGGCTCATCGGCAGGGCCACGCGGCCGCTCACCCCCATGGCCGCCGCCTGCGAGGCCCTCGCCCAGGGGGACCTCCACCAGGTCCGGCGGCTCGTCAACCAGCTCGGAGAACTGCCGAGCGACGATGAGTTCGGCCGGATGGCGACAGCCTTCAGGCAGGCGATCGCCTACCTGAACGAGCTCAGCGCGCACTTCCAGCGCATCGCCCGGCACGACTTCTCGGGTACCATCACACCGCGAGGCCCGCACGACCAGCTCGGCCAGAGCGCCCAGGCGATGCTCTCCGGCCTGCGGGATGCCACCGAGGGCCTCGAGGCGCGCACCCGCGAGCTGGAGGCCAACCGCAGGAGCCAGGCCGCCCTGCTCTCCAACCTGCCGGGAATGGCCTATCGCTGCCGGCTCGATCCCCACTGGACCATGGAGTTCGTCAGCGAGGGGAGCAAGGCCCTCACCGGCTACGCGCCGAGCGATCTCGTCCACAACCGACACCTGGGGTACACCGACCTGATCCACCCCGACGATCGCGAACGCGTGCGCCAGGAGGTCGAGGCCTCGCTCGTCGAGCACCGCCCCTACCGCCTCGTCTACCGCCTCCGGACCGCCGACGACCGGACCAAGTGGGTCTGGGAGCAAGGGGTGAGCGTGCTGGGCGAGCAGCCCGGCGAGATCCGGCTCGAAGGGCTCATCATCGACATCTCGGAGCAGAAGCGGCTCGAAGAGGCCCTCCAGGAGCGCAACCGCGAGCTCCAAGAGCTCGATCGCCTCAAGAGCGCCTTCGTCAACGCCGTCTCCCACGAGTTGCGCACCCCTCTGACCTCGATCATGGGCTACACCGAGTTCCTGGAGGACGAGGTGGGCGGCGCCCTGGCCGCCCAGCAGCTCGAGTTCGTCAAGCAGATCCAGGCAAGCAGCGAGCGCCTGAAGCGGCTGATCGACGATCTCCTGGACTTCGCCCGGATCGAGGCCGGCACCTTCCGGCTGACGGTGGCCCCGTTCGATCTGGGCGACAAGGTCGACGAGATCGTCGAGAGCTTCCGGCCCCAGGCCGCTCAGGCCCAGGTGACCCTGATCAGCCAGATCGAAAGCGCGCCCCTCGACCTGGAGGCGGACGCCCAGCGCATCGGGCAGGTGCTCATCAACCTGATCGGTAACGCCCTCAAGTTCACCCCACCCGGCGGCCACGTCACGGTCCGCCTGAAGCGCGAGGCGGACGAACTGGTCTGCGAGGTCGAGGACGACGGGCCCGGGATCCCGCCCGAGGACCAAGCCAAGCTCTTCCAGCGCTTCAGTCAGCTCGAACCGGGCATGCGAAAGGGCGGAACCGGCCTGGGTTTGGCCATCTCGAAGGCCCTGATCGAGGCCCACGGGGGGCGGATCGGGGTCGAGAGCAGCCCCGGGAAGGGGAGCATCTTCTGGTTTAGGCTGCCGCTCGCGCGCGCAGGGATCAGGGGCGCTCCGGCGGCTTCGACTTGA
- a CDS encoding ABC transporter permease, whose amino-acid sequence MLQTLLRRLLLLVPILFGVTLVVFVAVRLVPGDPAQVMLGERARPETIAKLRSDLGLDRPPVVQFGTYVARLSHGDLGRSITTGEAVTVEIARRLPATIELAVASLAIALAVGVPVGILAARRKGSWVDMLATSGALVGTSMPIFWLGLVLMLVFSAFLRLTPLSGRLDLALDIPAVTGFYLLDSLLARDPQAFVSSARHLILPALTLATVPMAVITRMTRAAMLEVLGADYVRAARAKGLSEKVVVWRHALRNALIPIVTVAGLQLGTLLSGAVLTESIFSWPGIGSLAMGAVFARDFPLLQGCVLVFAFSFVLVNLMTDLLYPRLDPRLRG is encoded by the coding sequence ATGCTCCAGACCCTCCTACGGCGCCTCTTGCTCCTCGTGCCCATCCTGTTCGGGGTGACCCTGGTGGTGTTCGTCGCCGTGCGCCTGGTGCCGGGGGATCCCGCCCAGGTGATGCTCGGCGAGCGGGCCCGGCCCGAGACCATCGCCAAGCTCCGCAGCGATCTCGGGCTCGACCGGCCTCCTGTCGTCCAGTTCGGCACCTACGTCGCGCGGCTTTCCCACGGGGATCTGGGCCGCTCGATCACCACCGGCGAGGCGGTGACGGTCGAGATCGCCCGCCGCCTGCCAGCGACGATCGAGCTTGCGGTGGCGTCCCTTGCGATCGCGCTCGCGGTCGGGGTGCCCGTGGGGATCCTGGCGGCACGGCGCAAGGGCTCGTGGGTGGACATGCTCGCCACCTCGGGCGCGCTGGTGGGGACCTCCATGCCCATCTTCTGGCTGGGGCTCGTCCTGATGCTGGTCTTCTCGGCCTTCCTGCGCCTGACGCCCCTCTCGGGAAGGCTGGATCTCGCCCTCGACATCCCGGCCGTGACGGGCTTCTACCTGCTCGATAGCCTCCTCGCCCGCGACCCTCAAGCCTTCGTTTCGAGCGCGCGGCACCTCATCCTGCCCGCGCTGACGCTCGCGACGGTGCCCATGGCCGTCATCACCCGCATGACCCGCGCGGCCATGCTGGAGGTGCTGGGCGCCGACTACGTGCGCGCGGCCCGCGCCAAGGGCCTCAGCGAGAAGGTGGTCGTCTGGCGCCACGCCCTTCGCAACGCCCTGATCCCCATCGTGACGGTCGCGGGCTTGCAACTGGGCACCCTGCTCTCGGGGGCGGTCCTGACCGAGAGCATCTTCTCGTGGCCGGGGATCGGCTCGCTCGCGATGGGGGCGGTCTTCGCCCGGGACTTCCCCCTGTTACAAGGGTGCGTGCTGGTATTCGCCTTCTCGTTCGTGCTCGTCAACCTCATGACCGACCTGCTCTACCCCCGGCTCGATCCGAGGTTGCGCGGATGA